Proteins co-encoded in one Streptomyces roseochromogenus subsp. oscitans DS 12.976 genomic window:
- a CDS encoding L,D-transpeptidase family protein, producing the protein MVSTAPATDPTRIPDVGDRLYRQIPRDTGQVLVVYGEGENSPDSTAVLYMREGPEWRPMATWPAHNGRSGWTRRHREGDERSPVGVFGLSDAGGVLDDPGTRLPYLQDANSFAPPNWDEAHQHDFDYVIAIDYNRRPGHPPDDGARPEGDAKGGGIWLHLDHGDGTSACVSVPKDAMQFLLRTLDPARRPVMVMGDRKELRA; encoded by the coding sequence ATGGTGTCGACCGCCCCCGCGACGGACCCGACCCGCATCCCGGACGTCGGTGACCGGCTGTACCGGCAGATCCCCCGCGACACCGGCCAGGTCCTCGTGGTGTACGGCGAGGGCGAGAACTCGCCCGACTCCACGGCCGTGCTCTACATGCGGGAGGGCCCGGAGTGGCGGCCGATGGCCACGTGGCCGGCGCACAACGGCCGCAGCGGCTGGACCAGGCGCCATCGCGAGGGTGACGAGCGCAGTCCCGTCGGCGTGTTCGGCCTCTCCGACGCGGGCGGTGTGCTCGACGACCCCGGCACCAGGCTGCCGTACCTCCAGGACGCGAACTCCTTCGCGCCCCCGAACTGGGACGAGGCGCATCAGCACGACTTCGACTACGTCATCGCCATCGACTACAACCGTCGCCCGGGCCACCCGCCGGACGACGGCGCTCGCCCCGAGGGTGACGCGAAGGGCGGCGGCATCTGGCTGCACCTCGACCACGGCGACGGCACCTCCGCGTGCGTCAGCGTTCCCAAGGACGCCATGCAGTTCCTGCTGCGCACGCTCGATCCGGCCCGGCGCCCGGTGATGGTGATGGGCGACAGGAAGGAACTGCGCGCCTGA
- a CDS encoding peptide-N4-asparagine amidase, which yields MSRQIVMSMFAGVALLASAFFGTGAAVAQAADVPAEFGTDWHDPVTAAPPVDRPHARSCQVTLADAQFRDFTPYRGAYTPPQGCGDHWSKVVLRLDGKVKGRQYDRLGYLHVGGVEILRTSTPEPSPDGIAWHVEKDVTRYSDTFRSPQDVEMLIGNVVDGTYTGVIDVHVSLTFYAGRPAERTPDRVLTLADSPDGTTLTAPRNSERIVAEVYATGSGGGCEEFWYLTVADPASYSCKADHGPYREVQIKVDGQLAGIAAPFPNVWTGGWSNPFLWYVLPAPGAFDVRPIEYDLTPFVGLLDDGRPHRVDVSVIGVPAGQSGWSAPVNVLVWQDAHRAQVTGALTADRATDIANSSTYTPGSENRVNTEAGHRLTVSGYLDTSHGRVTTTVTRALANTSVHRWTEGENTDGLDATWSDDQTVAVGGQGPARTTRTHRTYTMNGATTIGTDNRLRTVLTLGDRASVVELRDGWRTTWSQLDDTYSGDAAYTMNVPRDQRHAVGTSSERYRLYGSDGCYDHVLTTVQGVLTEDRYRC from the coding sequence ATGAGTAGACAGATAGTCATGTCCATGTTCGCCGGAGTGGCCCTTCTGGCGAGCGCGTTCTTCGGTACCGGGGCCGCAGTCGCCCAAGCGGCCGACGTTCCGGCCGAGTTCGGTACCGACTGGCACGACCCGGTCACCGCGGCGCCGCCCGTCGACCGGCCGCACGCCAGGTCGTGCCAGGTCACCCTAGCCGACGCCCAGTTCCGCGACTTCACGCCCTACCGCGGTGCCTACACCCCGCCCCAGGGCTGCGGCGACCACTGGAGCAAGGTCGTCCTGCGGCTCGACGGCAAGGTGAAGGGCCGTCAGTACGACCGCCTCGGCTATCTGCACGTCGGCGGGGTCGAGATCCTGCGCACCTCCACACCCGAACCCTCGCCCGACGGCATCGCATGGCACGTCGAGAAGGACGTCACCCGCTACAGCGACACCTTCCGCAGCCCGCAGGACGTCGAGATGCTGATCGGCAACGTGGTGGACGGCACGTACACCGGTGTCATCGACGTGCACGTCAGCCTGACCTTCTACGCGGGCCGCCCCGCCGAGCGGACCCCCGACCGTGTCCTCACGCTCGCCGACTCGCCCGATGGCACCACCCTCACGGCCCCGCGCAACAGCGAGCGGATCGTCGCCGAGGTCTACGCGACCGGTTCGGGCGGCGGCTGCGAGGAGTTCTGGTATCTCACGGTGGCTGACCCGGCGTCGTACTCCTGCAAGGCCGATCACGGTCCCTACCGCGAGGTGCAGATCAAGGTCGACGGCCAACTCGCCGGAATCGCCGCGCCGTTCCCGAACGTCTGGACCGGCGGCTGGTCCAACCCCTTCCTCTGGTACGTCCTTCCGGCGCCGGGTGCCTTCGACGTGCGGCCCATCGAGTACGACCTCACGCCCTTCGTGGGCCTGCTCGACGACGGCCGTCCGCACCGCGTCGACGTGTCCGTCATCGGTGTGCCCGCTGGCCAGTCGGGCTGGAGTGCGCCGGTGAACGTCCTGGTCTGGCAGGACGCGCACCGCGCCCAGGTGACCGGCGCGCTCACCGCGGACCGGGCGACGGACATCGCCAATTCGTCCACCTACACGCCCGGTTCGGAGAACCGCGTGAACACCGAGGCCGGACACCGGCTCACCGTGTCCGGCTACCTCGACACCTCGCACGGCCGCGTGACCACCACCGTCACCCGGGCACTCGCCAACACCTCCGTGCACCGCTGGACCGAGGGCGAGAACACAGACGGACTGGACGCGACGTGGTCCGACGACCAGACGGTCGCCGTCGGCGGACAGGGCCCCGCGCGGACGACGCGCACACACCGGACGTACACCATGAACGGCGCCACGACCATCGGCACGGACAACCGGCTGCGCACCGTGCTGACCCTCGGCGATCGCGCGTCGGTCGTGGAACTGCGGGACGGATGGCGCACCACCTGGTCACAGCTCGACGACACCTACAGCGGTGACGCGGCGTACACGATGAACGTCCCGCGCGATCAGCGGCACGCGGTCGGCACGT